Within Lolium rigidum isolate FL_2022 chromosome 5, APGP_CSIRO_Lrig_0.1, whole genome shotgun sequence, the genomic segment caagatcttgtcttggcccatagtatctttggttttctctacattgttagtcacacaaatactagaggaaaacgaagcatttttatcatggccacaagacaaggcaagcatatcaacatgggatgaagatatgcaaggactatcaacactagcatgtaagatATTTCtagtgctataagtgttcaagtccaaagatgaaacattgcaatgggatagagatgtagAATCATCAAGAGAAAGCTCACTACCGACAAtacaatgttcatcaccactcaccataccattaccttgtgtcttaccacacattggtgaagtggaaggagtgcgatcatcctcaatggtcttggacgcACCATATGTATCTTGAAggtttgtccaaaactcatgagcactccggaaaggcgcgatggaggaaatcactacatgactcacaacatggcaaatCACTTTAGTatcttgagcatctagataagagtttttcttctcctcataagatggattttgtggatccttgggaggataaaaacccatatcaagaatttgatccatatgtgggtgcatgccccgaaaacaatcaagcatgtagaatttccaagcatcctaattagtgccatcaaatgtaaaagaggtattgtgcactaatcctctagccgacgccattactctctaggcggtgaagcccaacaagataagagagccctagctctgatagcaaatgaatgtactaggacgtcgcctagagggggtgaatatgcggtgtataaaaacttctacttgagagctaaactaggcggaataaaactactaagtgtttactagtttagctcaaagactatcaactaggggtttgcctaagagcaccaacaacatatgctagcatgatgagcaacaaggtgataacaagataggcatagcatcaagcatgatagatatcacaatgtaaagcgcataggtaacggagctcgggttgagaagtaaccggtgcacgaggagacgacgatgtatcccgaagttcacacccaaaggtgctacgtctccgatggatcggagcggtgtggaggcacgtggcactccaatgagccactagggccaccgtattctcctcgggcCTTTCCTCCAAgcaggaaagcctcgatccactaagggacccttgagggtggtcaccgaacccgtacaagcttgggaaaactcccaagtatcaagatTGAGGCGACTCCACAAcatggaggctctcaagtacaaggccacaagaggctacaacacgccacaccggcaacaaaggcaccaagacaccaacgcacCACAACCGgcaccaaaaccacaaaggctaccacactccacaaaggcaacaacaccactaaggctaccacgccacaaagacgacaatgccacaaaggctacaaagccacaaaaggctacaaggccacaaaaggctacaagaacaccactaaggtcaaacaCGCCCTCTAAGGCCACAAAACCGGTGGTGGGCTGGTGCGGGCCGCTCGGTGCGGCAGATGGCCTGCGACCTGGAGAGATGCGGTGGAGGCTTGAGAAGAAGgcctgggccggtactaccggcccggtACCTGTCTGGTACCGTAAATATTACGGcagtaccggcccggtaccggcctggtaccggcctGGGTTCCAGAGGCTTGCAGAGACAGTTACGGTACTAGGCCGGTACCACCAGCGGTACTACTGGCCGGCCCAAAaacgttttccttttctttttcaaatagacGCTATACGGAAAACGCAATATCTTGAGCTAGGAAGAtcagaatgacatgaaaccaattttgccggaaagaagGCGATGAGAGCTaccactacacaaggtgaaaccatggaaaagagtggatgatgattttctcatggtcatagaggtgtaacctctcaatatggtatatcgggaaaatcatcaccctcgcacatgcaacatgcgatgcaaccggaatccgtttccgatgagctagagcttgtcatgagaatgaacacaagctctaactcatctcatggataagaaccaagaacaaccaagaaacacgatgcaatgcatgcaaggtttgagctctctccgatgatgcgatccactatcctatcgagcacaaaccttatccttgcgcgttcctctcgagtcggcaagctccgtcttcaccctcttcatcattgtacatgccaccatcttcttccaacattcacgccaccatcttcttcgatcttgtacgcatgcttcatccatcttctacgccgtcttctcttcatcttcaacacggtcttcgtctctcttcgacaccatcttcatccttgtactccgtcttctccatcttgcaaccttgagtccaacacatggctatggacttgacctaagattgattctcaatgcaaccgttagtccatagggattgtcatcaattaccaaaaccacacatgggagtaatggacatgttctttcagaggattcttcatcttcatcatcacgtgAATGATTAGCTTTCAAGGTAGGAGGTACCATAGAAGGCTTAGTCATAAGGCATACATGAGAACCTAGAAATGATAGAAATGAAGAGCTACTTGAAGCTCCAATCAAGactttgtcttgaccaatagaatcttcggTTCCACCTACATTGTTACTGACACAAATACTAGAGAAAATGGAAGATTTTTTTTATCATGGCAACAAGATAAAGCaaacatatcatcatgagatataTTCAcaaaatttacacatgatatgcaagaacTATCAAAACAAGCATGTATGTCATTTATGGTGCTAGAAGTATTTTAGTACAAACATGaatcattgcaatgagatagagatgaaggatCATGAAGAGTAAACTCACTATCAACATTGCATTGTTCATCACCACTCATCTTGGCAtttccttgtgtcttgcaacacattGGTTAAGGGGATGAAAGTTCATCACAACCGGAAGTGGAgggaatacaatcatcctcaataatattggacacatcataattttcttgaagctttgtccataactcatgagcgaTCTGGAAATGCATGATTgagaaagtaactacattgctcatagCATTAACAATCACATTAGAAGCTTGagcattgagatataaatttCGCATCCTGTAAAGATAGATTTGAGGAATCCATCAGACCTATATCTACAAATTTCTCCATATAAGGGTCAATGGAATGAAAATAACTAAGCATGTAAAATTTCCAAACATCATAGTTTGTTCCATAAAATATAAAAGTGTCatcgtgcactaatcctctagccggcaTCTTTACTCTCAAAGCAGCAAAGCCtaaaatgagagaccttgctctgataccccaATCAAATGGACACATATGCCACCTAGTataggggtgaataggcggtttaatttttttttacgagatgggcttaaaaaATGCGGAAAAACTacatttaatttgtcaagcacaaataattagggttcacctatgttcaccaacaacttatgttaagcaagataagcaactatatatgtgatagcaagatatataacttcaagcttgAAAGTTATCACAaagtaaaatgcataagtaaagagctcgggtataggaatagccGAGGTTACGCGAAGACGataatgtatcccgaagttcacacttttgcgagtgctactctccactGTTGATGTCATTATATCTTTCTCCAGAGTTTCAGATAACTGGTGCTCAATGTTGTTCTCTAGAAAAGATTTCTCTATGTGAAGAGAACAATACCTATTCATACTTGTAAATGGACAAGGGAGGGAGTCTtcagttggagcggtgtggaggcacaagacTCCCAaatgccacgaaggcctcaccgtaTTCTCCTTGAGCCTTCCTACCAAACATGAAgtactcgatccactatggaaccttgatGAGTGGTCACCGAACCCTCACAAAGCTTGGggtaatctccacaacttaatgcaATGGCAATaacttcactctcaaattccaaaaaAACTAAAAAGCTATTGGGGAATGAGAGAGGAAGGACAAAGGAGGAGAACCAAAATTTCCAAGATCTAGacttagtggattcccctcataaAGAGAGGGGTTTGATGGGtacgattgtagatctagatctcctctctcttttccatcAAAATGgaccaagaatcatggagggaacaACATAAATCGCAAGATTCACAAAGTCAACAATTgaggagagagaggaagaagctaGTAGCCCAATGAAATATGGCTGTTGGGGACCTCCTATGCTAGATTATCTGCCCCCGGTGAAATTTCGGATTCATCGGGACAATTTTGCATCGGCAGCCGTGATCCCCTTAATAGGCCCCGGATATTTTGCACCCATGCCCGATTATCCGCCCCCTAAATCTGGCTGAAACAGCACAACGGTAACGATCATAACTTGAGCAACCGAACtccaattttgatgatcttgggctcgttttgaAGATAGCAATAGTATCTACAAGATAATGCAGAGAACAATCATAGTCCAGAATTGGAGGATAGGAAAATGATGAAGGTTTGACTTATCTATAAATATATAccagtaaaacctccaacctagaAATGCAACAAGTTTTcggtgcaaaatccgttttcgatgaattagagcttgtcatgagaataagcacaagctctaaaacacgatATGGATAATATCCAAATAACTACCAAAAAATGTGATGCAAGAATGTAAAGATTTGAGCTATCTCTGAACGATATGATCACATTGCTCACTCGAGAGCTCTCTTTATAGTACAACCAACAATCCTATAAACCGTCTCCGAACTACACCACAAGACCGAACCTATCAAGGTCAAATCTTAACCTTACGCATTCCACTTGAGGTAGATGATGACGATATAGACTACATCAAGGTGGAATGCCTTTTTTTATTGTGCTTCCAATATCAAGTATTGAGGATTACTCCTCCATAATCCACTATGGGGGACCTTattctttggcgcatcttcacatatccatgatcaccatatggatagaaagcttcaagcatatgacctCTTTGagattgctcatcttgaacttgcacaacatttcttctttcttcattatgttgatgtcttgaagatacactTGAGGGTTCACTTCATTTTCGCATTCAAGACATacatgacacttgatcttcttcattttgttcttcttgcaaccttgaagccaacatatggttcaaacagTGCCTATGAAAAAATCCTACaagtataactcaatgcaaacattagtccatgcaTATGGATTGTCATTACCAAAACCATATATGAGGGATCCATGAACTTTTTATAGTTACTGTAGAAATTGGAGTGCACATTTAGAATTCACCGCATTTCAGATATCCTAGATCGGATTGGGCGGCATCAACCCAATATTCTGATTCCTCCACTGGTCATGTATACTTCCCCATTTTGTCTGTGCTACTTTTTTGCTGTACGTGTATATGCATTATTGATTTTCAGTAGCCTAACACAATTTAATGGTGGACTTTTTAATTATGTATTAATTTCTCTCTATTGTCATATAAAATTATAAATTTCACTTCATATAAAATAGTATTGTAACCGAGTAATTGTTGGTCTAAAGCTTGTCCTAACGAAACCTAATATGCGGAGTAATTTGAAGCAAATTAAGTATATTGTCAATTAGCTAGCGATGTGTAACATCCACAAGAATAGGACCTAAGGAAGGGTAGATATAAAATTTGtgaatttccaatgcatgcatctCTAAAGTACGAGAAAATTTTAGACTTTTTATTTTTAAGAATCAAGgcgatcaaatttgaacttgaccTAAGTCAAGCactaggattttaaattcaaatttcgacatgacctttgaatattttaaaatgGGGGGTAAACGAAAACTTcaaaacatatttttggtttcatTGGGTGATTAACCTTGATAATTAAAAGCTTTAAATCAAATGAACACATTtatatttttgaatttaaatttgaattttgaccaAGTCAAACTTCAATTCAAAAAATCTGAGTAAAAACCTAAGTGTTTGATTCAAATATTCCTACAAACCATCTCAAACCATATTGGTATATATTTTCAATAGTAAATAAACTCATATTCATTTATAAAAATAATAACATATTTCAAATTCATATTTGTGTTCTAATAATAAAGACCATATTCAAATATTCATAACTAAAAAAATCATAAACATAAAAACTATGTATCAAAATATTTAGAATTTTATGCCCTATCATTTCCCAATCGTTACAAATTCATTTAATGGTAGATTGATTCAAAAATAAAAGACAAGGAAAAACCTAATACAAactaaggaaaaaaagaaaaaaccaaaaataaaacCTTACTCTAGCCTATCTACACAACATCACCATCTTCACCATCAGCATCAGTACATGAAACATCATTTCCATCACAATCTCTTGATCAACACTTGATATTTTCCTTAACTGGAAAAAACTCAAGCAATCATGtgtgatgattaaaatgttgaatCCACCCTAAGGTGAATCCATTTGATCTAGGATCCAAGTGATGTCCCATTAAATCATTCATGGAACATGAGTGAGGTTTTATACAAAAGAAAAATTGCCAAAAATGCAAGGAATAAGATGCAAAGATAATAACCCTTAGCAGCAAACCAAAGTGTCCCGAGTAGCAACCCATAGAAAGCGGCAGTAACCTTGATAGACCAATGTTAGGAAATAACCTTGATAGACAATAGTAGCAGTAGTAACTAGCAACAGTAAACCCTATAACCACCAATCATAAGGAAAAGTCACTAGATAATTTTTAGTGAACAAGTTATCTAAGGAAATTCAGTAGAATATCAAATACCAGTAACTCACTATAGTTTTGGATCCATAGAGAAATAAAACCAAATAATAAATATAATGAACAATTATGAATTCATGAACTTATCCAATCAAATCCCTGTAATCCATGGATCTCCAACAAACAAATCATTAGAAACTAGGAAATAATTTCTAGAAATTGACATGAAAAAATCGCATTTACCCACTTGGCACTATTGAAGTTAAGCATGAGGAAAAGGAAACAATTGGTGAACCGACCTGCCTGATCTGGCATGCAGCTAGAAACCAAACTTTTGAGTGAATTGACCACATAATTTAACCCGCTTGTCACATAGAAATTACAGAGAGAGGCGATAGAAGCACCCTAGTTACCTAGATGCATGGCATATGTGTCACTAGCACAACCTCTGGCTCACACTATTAATAGGGTATCCATCACACCCCAGAGCTCATAAACTCACCTAGCCATCTTAGACTGCAAACACACATAGTAGTGAGAGAGAGATCTGAGAGGGAAGGAAAGCAAGGAAACACACCCCAGAGCTCATAAACTCACCTAGCCATCTATTCAGAAAGCTGGAGGGAGGAGCAAGTTCaactcttcatcaacaacatgaaTACGAATGGATCGGTCTTCAAAGGTTTAGGGTATGCCCTTAGGAATAGAGCCTTAGCTATAGTAGTAATTATATGATAGGATTTGATCGAGTGGATCAAGCCTTGGTAGTGCATCAACAGAGCATGCACATATGctcttgcatgcaccaccggctaCTTATTATAGAAATTCCTGGCACTCTCACACATGAGGTGCCTAGGAAAAACCCTAAGGCAGGACAGAAGGCACACCCATATGTTTACTAGCCATTCTTAAATGGAAGCTATGATTTCATAGCCAAGCATGCAACTATGACCTAAGAGAGCAGAGAGAATTACTATTAGAATCTACTAAGACAATAGCACCTGCGATAAACACTTGAAAACTACAGAAAATAAAACCTACAAGCTAAGCTAATAAAATAAGATATTAAGCTCATCCCTAAGCTATTGCAAGATAATAATCAACAAAGAAATTACTATAAACACTTGATCGAATAAGAACAACTAAGAACACTAAGACAAATAGCAAGAACTGTCAAAATTGGAAGAATTTGAGTATTAGATAGTTTTATAGAGTGTTCAAGAACCCTAAAACTAATTAAAATTGGCGTTAGATGTTAATTGTCGAAGGTAATCCTAGATTCAGTCGATACTTAGAAATAGGAAGCAATTAAACCTGGGCTAATTCTACAAGTAAACCTAGTAATCCTAACGACAAGGAACATCTAAACAACCAATTAGAACACCAAATAAATCGTAGAACTTGATCCAGACATGGTAAGCACCGACCAAGCCCTAATCCTAAAATCTAGACGATCTAGAGCTCAATCGATGGTCAAGTGGAGACCGATGACAAGGTAGATGTGGCACAAAAAAATATGGAGCACCCAGATGGGCATCTCGACCAGCGGCATGCCACGCCAGCACCAACACAAACGATGTAGATGTCGTAGGGAAGCCAAGGAGGCCACTTTGAGGGTGTAATATTTACGAAATGGTGTTTCGTGAGTGTTATGTGaatgacttgtatactacaacatgcagtgataTACTGGATCACCACACTACCGCTAACCGAAGTAGTTACATTAAGAAACTAAACGCACATTTAGAATTCACCGTGTTTAAAAAAACCCTAGATTGGATTTTGCAACATAAACCCAATATTTTGATGCAGAGAACGGTAAATTGGAGGAGCAATCTTTCCCGGTAAAGCTAAGTGGCCTCAATTAATGTTTGATTTCCAACTTGATCTGACATCAATTTTGTCTTAAACCACTTTAAACCTGAAGGTATCATATCTGTTGTATTAAAATTTTATTAAGCCTCGCGTGTTTCTATTTGATTTGGAATTCGTTTAGCAATTAGATATCATTTTCTCCTAAGCATTGAGTTCTGTTCGTTTAGTTCACCTAAACCATGTTTCAATAGAATTCAACTTGACTCTGAATAATTCTAATTCTACTACTTTGTTTGGATCCCATGTGTGAAAGTTACTTATTTCATGAGTTGGGTAGCTTGTTCCTTGTAGGACCTGCCAATTCTATCCAACTCTTCAAGATAGAAACAATTAGTTAGGCCAAATTCCAACCCATTCCAATGGGATAGCAAATtaagattctatatttgtggcaaCCAACATATTTGTTACTAGagttaattttttttagaaacacggtACAAGCATAGACGTTTTTTATACacgtgcatacactcacccctatgatcaCAAAAACACACACCCTATCTCTATGGACACCTCCGAAATGCTAAACCGGCGGGTCAGATCTTGAGATTGACGGTACATGCGTCTAGTTATCGGAAACATCACTTCCTATTAAATTTGTTTCCGCCTTTACGAGGCACACAAATACCAAGCCAGAGGGTTTAAACTCTGATATCTGTATAATCATCCTTCTGGCCAGCCAAGGCTCGGTCAATTTCAATTCTTGAATTCCAGGAACAGTTTATGGTGATCTAATCAGGTTTTGGAGTTTATATTTGACTTAAAACGAGCTTTATTGAGCCTTTAGGGGCTTCGATTTGGTTGTCAGTTTATTTTGCACCCACTTTTACTTTCAAAACATGTGCGTTTCCTTTCCATCAACACCCAAAAAAAACACGATACCACGGATCGTCCACGCATATATATTCCACCACTACGTGGAACGGTGTTGCCATCTTGCCAAACCCACCTCATTCCCCAGTGACCAGTGTAGAATTCGAAGCTGCCAAACCAGCCATGGCCGCGTCCGTGGACCCTCTCGCCGGCgtcgtgctcctcttcctcctcctgctccaAGCCACCcacggaggaggcgtggcgggCGGCGCATCGCTGGACGGGTACGTGCCGGTGCGCACGGTGGTGTACCGGTCGGcaccggcggcgtcggcggcttGGACGGCGGCGGCGTACGCGCCGTTCGAGCTGTGCATGGGGTGCCGGTGCTGCCCGCCGGGCGCGGGGGTGGCGAACAACAGCTCGTCGTGCGTGGACACGAGCTGCTGCTACGGCATCGACTGCAACATCCCCGGCAAGCCCTTCGGGACCTGCGGCTTCACCCCGCGCACCTGCGGTTGCGGAGACGCCGCCACCGGCAGCAACTGCCCGTCGGCGCCCTCCCCGCCTAGCTAGACAGTACTTAGATCTTATTGATTTTGATCAAGCGATCTGATCCACGTACGCACACCAGTACGCATGACCGGATTGATTCATATACTTAACTACTGCAGTTCAGCATAGCTAATAATGAATTATACGAAATGTTTTTTGTATTCGTCGTACGTTCTCGCCCATCTTTTCAAAGCTGTTCGGTCATCGCTTTTGACATACATGTGTGTGATTGATCTAGCTGAAAGTTTGACAGCAACCTCCAATCTTTACATCCTTATCTAATTAATCAATCGATCGGTTTCCTTGGAGAAATGGTAGGTCTCTTTAATCACGCATGTATTCAACAAGCTGCTGAATCAAAAGCTTAGCACTGACGTAGTGTTTTCCGGAGAAATGAACACCGGTCTCACTAATTAACCCCCTTGTTAAGGCCCAATCTCCTATACATAGCAGGGCACCAGATATAGTTTGATTGCAGCGATATCAGGAGATATCGTTTTAACTACACCGAATATCTTGAGAATATCGTCTAACAGTGATCTATACATGTAGGTTACGGTTGATGCGTTTTCCCCAGGGTATATTCATATTAGGACCATCTTCTTCGATCCGCAGTTTCTATGAACAACTCAGCTCGCAAACCACTGAGATCGAAGAGAAACTTCGAGTTAGCCGCAGCTGATGTTTTGTACCTTACCACGGGACAACATCGGCGGCTGTTGTTTTGTTGACTATTGGTCCTGGAAGACAAGTAGCCGCAGCACCACCAAACCTTGCGAAAGTGACGTTAGTTTCCATGTCCTCGATCGATCGTGCTCGTGGCTAACTGAAATTTCGTCTGGTTTCGTAAGTTGCTAACCGATCGTCGACCAAGCGCACGCACGTGACGCGAGGGCGCTGGATCGATCAGCACGCAGGTATCGATGTACCTGCCCGCCCCCAAGATACTCTTGTCTGTCAGACATGCAGCTGCTCGCCCTAGAAATACTAATAATACTGAAACAAAGACACATCTGTCAGAGACAGAGCCGACACGACAAAGCAGCAGCACGTATGAGATCAAAGTAAGTCTGAAACTCGAGATCATCAGGAGGTAGCGTTGTCTGACAGCCATGGGCATCTTTCTTTTAGAAGGACAGTTCGTTGTCTTGAACTGCAATATGCATGAAGGAACATTGGTGAGCAGACAAGTGGTTTGCGATGCGATGCGATGCTCGAGGCCGGGGAGATTGGCGCGCC encodes:
- the LOC124656410 gene encoding uncharacterized protein LOC124656410, with product MAASVDPLAGVVLLFLLLLQATHGGGVAGGASLDGYVPVRTVVYRSAPAASAAWTAAAYAPFELCMGCRCCPPGAGVANNSSSCVDTSCCYGIDCNIPGKPFGTCGFTPRTCGCGDAATGSNCPSAPSPPS